In the genome of Hymenobacter cellulosivorans, one region contains:
- a CDS encoding tyrosine-protein phosphatase has protein sequence MASFFQRLFGSSSASAAAPAATLAALEVDMHSHVLPGLDDGAETVEQSVELLRALRELGYRKLIMTPHIMGDFYKNTPTGVRAALQQLQNAATAAGITDVALECAAEYYLDEWLQQKIDSGEPLLSFGGDKKYLLFETSYINEPFNFSETVFNLKSAGYQPVLAHPERYTYFYGRFDELAKVRENGVLLQLNLNSLAGYYSAGAKRVAEKLIDAGLVDLVGTDAHNVKHTDTLLRKVLPTPYLQKVLALPLLNNSL, from the coding sequence ATGGCGTCTTTCTTTCAGCGGCTTTTTGGCAGTTCTTCCGCTTCGGCCGCTGCCCCGGCGGCTACTTTGGCGGCGCTGGAAGTCGACATGCACTCCCACGTGCTGCCTGGCCTCGACGACGGTGCCGAAACTGTGGAGCAGTCGGTGGAACTGCTGCGGGCCCTGCGGGAGCTAGGCTACCGCAAGTTGATTATGACGCCCCACATCATGGGCGACTTTTACAAGAACACCCCTACGGGAGTGCGGGCGGCGCTTCAGCAACTGCAGAATGCGGCTACGGCAGCTGGCATTACGGACGTGGCCCTGGAGTGCGCCGCTGAGTACTACCTGGATGAGTGGCTGCAGCAGAAAATTGACAGCGGAGAACCGCTGCTCAGCTTCGGGGGCGACAAAAAGTACCTGCTCTTCGAAACTTCCTACATCAACGAGCCCTTCAACTTCTCCGAAACGGTGTTCAACCTGAAGTCGGCAGGCTACCAGCCGGTGCTGGCTCATCCCGAGCGGTACACCTACTTCTACGGCCGCTTTGACGAGCTGGCCAAGGTGCGGGAGAATGGCGTACTGCTGCAGCTCAACCTAAACTCGTTAGCGGGTTATTACTCGGCTGGGGCCAAGCGGGTGGCGGAAAAGCTCATTGATGCAGGTCTGGTAGACTTGGTCGGCACGGATGCCCACAACGTGAAGCACACCGACACGCTGCTGCGTAAGGTGCTGCCGACACCTTACCTACAAAAAGTACTGGCTCTGCCGCTGCTGAATAACTCCTTGTAA
- the rpsU gene encoding 30S ribosomal protein S21 — protein MIIVQIKDNESVDRALKRFKKKFERTGVLKELRRRTFFQKPSVTKRKQKEKAVYKQTMYATDNY, from the coding sequence ATGATCATCGTCCAGATTAAGGATAACGAGTCTGTTGACCGTGCCTTGAAGCGTTTTAAGAAGAAGTTTGAGCGCACCGGCGTTCTGAAGGAGCTGCGTCGTCGCACGTTCTTCCAGAAGCCTTCGGTTACCAAGCGTAAGCAGAAGGAGAAGGCCGTGTACAAGCAGACGATGTACGCTACCGACAACTACTAG
- a CDS encoding phosphosulfolactate synthase yields the protein MNYSLNNLPERTSKPREQGYTMVMDKGLSIREVENFLEVGGEYTDIVKLGWATSYVVPNLRKKLDAYKAAGIPVYFGGTLFEAFIIRNQFDDYRRLLAEFDMEYAEVSDGSIDLKHDRKLEYIRTLAQDVKVLSEVGSKDAEKIIPPYKWISQMKTELEAGAIKVIGEAREAGNVGLFRSTGEVRSGLVEEILTQIPFEKILWEAPQKAQQVWFIKLLGANVNLGNIAPNEVVSLETIRLGLRGDTFTHFLDMDAVDEDFKPEKPTGKPGTSMPRG from the coding sequence ATGAATTACAGCCTCAACAACCTCCCCGAACGCACCAGCAAGCCCCGTGAACAAGGCTACACGATGGTTATGGACAAGGGCCTCAGCATCCGCGAAGTAGAAAACTTCCTCGAAGTGGGCGGCGAGTATACCGACATCGTGAAGCTGGGCTGGGCCACTTCCTACGTGGTGCCCAATCTGCGCAAGAAGCTGGACGCCTACAAGGCAGCCGGTATTCCGGTGTATTTCGGCGGAACGCTGTTCGAGGCTTTCATTATCCGCAACCAGTTCGACGACTACCGCCGCCTGCTGGCCGAGTTTGACATGGAGTATGCCGAGGTGTCTGACGGCTCCATCGACCTCAAGCACGACCGCAAGCTGGAATACATCCGCACCCTGGCCCAGGATGTGAAGGTGCTCAGCGAAGTAGGCTCCAAGGATGCGGAGAAAATCATTCCGCCCTACAAGTGGATTTCGCAGATGAAAACCGAGCTCGAAGCCGGGGCCATCAAGGTTATCGGCGAGGCCCGGGAGGCTGGCAACGTGGGCTTGTTCCGCAGCACCGGCGAGGTACGCTCGGGTCTGGTAGAAGAAATCCTGACCCAGATTCCGTTCGAGAAAATCCTGTGGGAAGCCCCGCAGAAAGCCCAGCAGGTATGGTTTATCAAGTTGCTCGGGGCCAACGTCAACCTGGGCAACATTGCTCCGAACGAAGTAGTGTCGCTGGAAACCATTCGCCTGGGTCTGCGCGGCGACACATTCACCCACTTCCTCGATATGGACGCCGTAGACGAGGATTTCAAGCCTGAAAAGCCTACCGGCAAGCCCGGCACCTCCATGCCCCGCGGCTAA
- a CDS encoding polysaccharide biosynthesis/export family protein — MQQPAFHRLLRLWLLCVPFAVLFSSCTTGRYYRQNIMFRTPTGEGVDTMKLRSLVGRTSRNYLIQPNDYLEVRVYTNKGERILDPNGELQFGNPSPASTTTATPVPTGRGAVSGNRGGNAQSAQVSGNQFLVQANGMVNLPMVNLVKVNGLTLLETDSLLKTKYDVFYKDSYVSTRVTNNRIVVLGAPGGQVIPMTNDNMNLLEVLAASGGLDAGGFGGGTSGNRGRAYNIRLIRGDLRNPQVQVIDLSTIEGMRRANLQVEPNDVVYIEPVRRPFFEALSDAGSVFGLIGGLAGILTSYVLVRDLINK; from the coding sequence ATGCAACAACCCGCTTTTCACCGCCTTCTGCGCCTCTGGCTGCTGTGCGTGCCTTTTGCCGTACTATTTTCTTCCTGCACCACAGGCCGCTACTACCGGCAGAACATCATGTTTCGCACGCCCACCGGGGAAGGTGTCGACACCATGAAGCTGCGCTCTTTGGTGGGGCGTACCAGTCGTAACTACCTGATTCAGCCCAACGACTACCTCGAAGTTCGGGTGTATACCAACAAGGGCGAAAGAATTCTGGACCCCAACGGTGAACTGCAGTTCGGCAATCCGAGCCCGGCGAGTACTACTACGGCTACCCCAGTGCCTACAGGGCGGGGAGCGGTAAGCGGTAACCGGGGCGGCAACGCGCAAAGCGCGCAAGTGTCGGGAAACCAGTTTCTGGTGCAGGCCAACGGCATGGTCAATCTGCCCATGGTGAACCTAGTGAAAGTCAACGGCCTGACCCTGCTCGAAACCGACAGCCTGCTCAAAACCAAGTACGACGTATTCTACAAAGACTCGTACGTATCGACCCGGGTGACCAACAACCGCATCGTGGTGCTGGGAGCGCCGGGTGGGCAGGTTATTCCGATGACGAATGACAATATGAACCTGCTGGAAGTGTTGGCTGCTTCCGGAGGACTGGATGCCGGAGGCTTTGGCGGCGGCACTTCCGGCAACCGTGGCCGGGCCTACAACATCCGGCTGATCCGCGGCGATTTGCGCAATCCACAGGTGCAGGTTATCGACTTGTCCACGATTGAGGGAATGCGCCGGGCCAACCTGCAGGTGGAGCCCAACGACGTAGTGTACATCGAACCTGTGCGCCGGCCTTTCTTTGAGGCACTTTCTGATGCCGGATCCGTGTTTGGTCTGATAGGTGGGTTGGCAGGAATCTTGACATCCTACGTTTTAGTGAGGGATCTAATCAATAAGTAG
- a CDS encoding acyl-CoA dehydrogenase family protein, with amino-acid sequence MELVATENQTMIAQMVRDFGATHIKPDMMKWDESQEFPVEVFKKLGELGLMGVLVPQEYGGAGFGYVEYVTAIAELSKIDPSIGLSMAAHNSLCTGHILQFGSEEQKHKWLPKLASAEWIGAWGLTEPNTGSDAGNMRTVAVEDGDYYVLNGAKNFITHGKSGNIAVVIARTGEVGDSHGMTAFVIEKPTEGFTHGLKADKLGMRASETTELIFTDCRVPKANILGEVGEGFIQSMKVLDGGRISIAALSLGIAQGAFEAALRYSQERHQFNQPISNFQGISFKLADMATEIEAASLLTYRAADMKDRGLNVNQESAMAKLYASEVCVRTANEGVQIFGGYGYTKDYPAEKYYRDSKLCTIGEGTSEIQKLVIARTLLK; translated from the coding sequence ATGGAACTTGTAGCCACCGAAAATCAAACAATGATTGCCCAAATGGTGCGCGACTTCGGCGCAACCCACATCAAACCCGATATGATGAAGTGGGATGAAAGTCAGGAGTTCCCCGTCGAGGTGTTTAAGAAGCTCGGTGAGCTGGGCCTGATGGGCGTGCTGGTACCTCAGGAGTACGGCGGCGCTGGTTTTGGCTACGTCGAGTATGTTACGGCTATTGCCGAACTCTCCAAGATTGACCCCAGCATCGGGCTGAGCATGGCGGCCCACAACTCACTTTGCACCGGCCATATTCTGCAGTTTGGCTCGGAAGAGCAGAAACACAAGTGGCTGCCCAAGCTGGCCTCGGCCGAGTGGATTGGTGCCTGGGGCCTGACCGAGCCCAACACTGGTTCTGACGCCGGCAACATGCGCACCGTGGCCGTAGAAGACGGTGACTACTACGTGCTCAACGGCGCCAAGAACTTTATCACCCACGGCAAGAGTGGCAACATTGCCGTCGTCATTGCCCGCACTGGCGAAGTCGGCGACTCCCACGGCATGACGGCCTTCGTGATTGAGAAGCCTACCGAAGGCTTTACTCACGGTCTGAAAGCCGACAAGCTGGGTATGCGCGCCTCGGAAACCACCGAGCTGATCTTCACCGACTGCCGCGTGCCCAAGGCCAACATTCTGGGTGAAGTCGGCGAAGGCTTCATCCAGTCGATGAAGGTGCTCGACGGCGGCCGGATTTCCATTGCCGCTTTGTCCTTGGGTATTGCCCAGGGTGCCTTCGAAGCGGCTTTGCGCTACTCGCAGGAGCGCCACCAGTTCAACCAGCCGATTTCCAACTTCCAGGGCATTTCCTTTAAGCTGGCCGATATGGCTACCGAAATTGAGGCGGCTTCCCTGCTCACCTACCGCGCAGCTGACATGAAGGACCGCGGCCTGAACGTGAACCAGGAGTCGGCCATGGCCAAGCTCTACGCTTCGGAAGTGTGCGTGCGCACCGCCAACGAAGGCGTACAGATCTTCGGCGGCTACGGCTACACCAAGGATTACCCGGCCGAGAAGTACTACCGCGACTCCAAGCTGTGCACCATCGGCGAGGGCACCTCGGAGATTCAGAAGCTGGTAATTGCCCGCACTTTGCTGAAGTAA
- a CDS encoding GumC family protein — MAVNENAELEELIRSAGGAEPNAVEDEGGGLDLTTLLLVARRSIIWIILLIALGLSASWLLLRYTKPVYKSSSLLKIDEKTEAGILGLDGPVGQAVGSSNVNKLSGEVELIKSNIIYQRLKDSLELNVNYYVEGTVLETELYGISPFQVEYKIKDPNFFNSKFSLNFTGGQQFRLSYLYLGQERSGTYTLGQPVAVPGMELLVTATPLLTEEAREKNYHFVINDDGAVNNYLNTNLSVDIINPDANTIQIAFTDFNPAKARDIVNKIDTVYLQEKLAKKQEATAQTLQFLDKTLTENQQKLQSAEENLQAFVRQNKTYDVKTEVATITEKLAEQEEARLKLVEKARLLGEITQLVEQDRLTQSENATLEQSIPGIGAIEDAQLTQQLGELNALQWNLRRLLRSYNETTEAVKQQQAQLAYVKNNIRRLLQQNRRLLQTQIDRMNQQRDQFNAELQTLPQKETELARLKRPFELYEKSYLMLMDKKVEFSIAKAGTTPDFQILSPASMPSAPISPVRTMIYAIGLAGGIALGLALIAVRYFMHNTVTNVRELERSTSASVLGVIPTYDKEKMTVSKLVVDKNPKSAISESIRSIRTNLDFISSAKKKRLISVTSTISGEGKTFVTVNLGGIIALSEQRVVILDLDMRKPKVNLAFGADNVKGVSTILIEKHTIQECIQHTSIPSLDFISAGPTPPNPSELILSAKFDEMLEELYQHYDVILIDTPPVGLVTDGILIMRKADIPIYIVRANYSKKAFLKNVNKLIRANNFTRMCAILNDSTASGLYGYGYGYGYGYGYGYGQGYYEETRPVVGLFSRLRKRFT; from the coding sequence ATGGCAGTAAACGAAAACGCTGAACTGGAAGAACTTATTCGCAGTGCCGGCGGCGCCGAACCCAATGCGGTGGAAGACGAAGGTGGGGGGCTGGACCTAACCACTTTACTGCTGGTAGCACGCCGCAGCATTATCTGGATCATCCTGCTTATTGCGCTGGGCCTGTCCGCTTCGTGGTTGTTGCTGCGCTATACCAAGCCCGTCTATAAATCCTCGTCGCTGCTCAAAATCGATGAGAAAACAGAGGCCGGCATTCTGGGTCTGGACGGTCCGGTAGGCCAGGCCGTGGGGAGCAGCAATGTCAACAAGCTCTCAGGCGAGGTAGAGTTGATTAAGTCCAACATTATCTATCAGAGGCTCAAGGATTCCCTGGAGCTCAACGTAAACTATTACGTGGAGGGCACCGTGCTGGAAACCGAGCTGTACGGCATCTCGCCCTTTCAGGTAGAGTACAAAATCAAGGACCCGAACTTCTTCAATTCCAAGTTTAGTCTCAACTTCACCGGCGGGCAGCAGTTTCGTTTGTCCTACCTGTATCTGGGCCAGGAGCGCAGCGGCACCTATACGCTGGGGCAGCCCGTGGCAGTGCCCGGCATGGAATTGCTGGTTACGGCCACGCCCCTGCTGACTGAGGAAGCCCGTGAAAAGAATTACCACTTCGTCATCAACGACGACGGGGCAGTAAATAATTATCTGAACACCAATCTGAGCGTCGACATCATTAATCCCGACGCCAATACGATTCAGATTGCCTTTACCGACTTCAACCCGGCCAAGGCGCGGGACATCGTCAACAAGATTGACACGGTGTACCTGCAGGAAAAGTTAGCCAAAAAGCAGGAAGCCACGGCTCAGACGCTGCAGTTCCTGGATAAGACGCTGACCGAGAACCAGCAGAAGCTGCAGAGTGCGGAAGAAAACCTGCAGGCTTTCGTGCGGCAGAACAAGACGTACGACGTTAAAACAGAAGTTGCTACCATTACCGAAAAGCTGGCCGAGCAGGAAGAAGCCCGGCTAAAGCTGGTGGAAAAGGCCCGCTTGCTGGGCGAAATTACCCAGCTGGTAGAGCAAGACCGCCTGACCCAAAGCGAAAACGCTACCCTGGAGCAAAGCATCCCGGGTATTGGCGCTATCGAAGATGCCCAGCTGACCCAGCAACTAGGTGAGCTCAACGCCCTACAGTGGAACCTGCGCCGCCTGCTGCGTTCTTACAACGAAACCACCGAAGCCGTAAAGCAGCAGCAGGCCCAGCTGGCGTACGTGAAAAACAACATCCGCCGCCTGCTCCAGCAAAACCGCCGTCTGCTGCAGACCCAAATTGACCGGATGAACCAGCAGCGTGACCAGTTCAATGCCGAGCTGCAAACCCTGCCCCAGAAAGAAACCGAGCTGGCCCGCCTGAAACGTCCGTTTGAGCTCTACGAGAAGTCGTACCTGATGCTGATGGACAAGAAGGTGGAGTTCAGCATTGCCAAGGCGGGGACCACGCCCGACTTCCAGATTCTGTCGCCGGCCAGCATGCCGAGTGCGCCCATCTCGCCTGTGCGGACCATGATTTACGCCATCGGCCTGGCCGGTGGTATTGCCCTGGGACTGGCCCTGATTGCGGTGCGCTACTTCATGCACAACACCGTTACCAACGTGCGGGAGCTGGAGCGTTCCACTTCCGCATCGGTGTTGGGCGTGATTCCCACGTACGACAAGGAAAAGATGACCGTGTCGAAGCTGGTGGTAGACAAGAACCCCAAGTCGGCTATTTCGGAGTCGATCCGCTCGATTCGTACCAACCTGGACTTTATCAGCTCGGCCAAGAAAAAGCGGCTGATTTCGGTAACGTCCACTATTTCCGGGGAGGGTAAAACCTTCGTAACGGTAAACCTGGGCGGTATTATTGCCCTTTCCGAACAGCGCGTGGTGATTCTGGACCTGGATATGCGCAAGCCCAAGGTAAACTTGGCTTTCGGGGCCGATAACGTGAAGGGCGTCAGCACTATTCTGATTGAAAAGCACACGATTCAGGAGTGCATTCAGCATACCAGTATTCCCTCGCTGGACTTTATTTCGGCCGGGCCCACGCCGCCCAACCCATCAGAGCTGATTCTGAGCGCCAAGTTTGACGAGATGCTCGAGGAGCTTTACCAACACTACGACGTGATTCTGATTGACACGCCGCCGGTAGGCCTCGTAACGGATGGTATTCTGATTATGCGCAAAGCCGATATTCCGATTTATATCGTGCGGGCCAACTATTCGAAGAAGGCCTTCCTGAAAAACGTCAACAAGCTGATTCGGGCCAATAACTTCACCCGGATGTGCGCCATTCTCAACGACTCGACGGCTAGCGGCCTGTACGGCTACGGTTATGGCTACGGCTATGGCTACGGCTACGGCTATGGGCAGGGCTACTATGAAGAAACCCGCCCTGTCGTAGGGCTCTTCTCGCGCCTACGCAAGCGCTTCACCTAA
- a CDS encoding tetratricopeptide repeat protein has protein sequence MNENFEDQEQVLDTVRRFERMVANNEPVFFDLADFESIIDHYTSSTQYDKALQACEAAIAQYPFSTELLIDRAQVLAMKGEYTQAAQQIEAVAELDPTNPDVAVTRGIIATQKGDFAQAVDFFKAAVENATDRDDIYFNLGLAYQSWQKFKSAAKYYKQSLRLNPDNDIAVQELLYCLEISERLEKNLDFFRGFTDEDPYSTTAWYNLGQAYFRLGNFEEAVAAFEYAILIDNKFYDAHGFLASAYVGQEKYREAITEFHLSYEEGKPTPEALCNIGECHEKLSEWDAARKNYQHAIDLDQTMDEAWFGIGIVLTAQERWFEAIHFFRKAVALYDESAEYWMALAAAEYQVGAVVSALECYDKATQVAPDNKDAWLNWSIILYEQGNFDEAIDLMRNAVEIQPGEAELHYRLCAYLLAAGRYREAYQYLENALVLDFDKHRLLFEYFPELESQRALARLIDQYRK, from the coding sequence ATGAATGAGAATTTTGAGGACCAGGAGCAAGTGCTGGACACCGTACGCCGTTTCGAGCGGATGGTAGCCAACAACGAGCCCGTGTTTTTTGACCTGGCCGATTTCGAAAGTATTATCGACCACTATACTTCCAGTACCCAGTACGATAAAGCGCTGCAGGCCTGTGAAGCGGCCATTGCGCAGTATCCATTTTCCACTGAGCTGCTCATCGACCGGGCCCAGGTGCTGGCCATGAAAGGCGAATACACCCAGGCTGCCCAGCAGATTGAGGCGGTGGCCGAGCTGGACCCGACCAACCCCGATGTGGCCGTAACCCGTGGCATTATTGCCACGCAGAAAGGTGACTTTGCCCAGGCTGTGGACTTCTTTAAGGCCGCCGTCGAAAATGCAACTGACCGCGACGATATCTACTTCAACCTAGGCCTGGCCTACCAGAGCTGGCAGAAGTTTAAGAGTGCGGCCAAGTATTACAAGCAGAGTCTGCGGCTAAACCCCGACAACGACATTGCCGTGCAGGAGCTGCTCTACTGCCTCGAAATTTCGGAGCGCCTGGAGAAAAACCTGGACTTTTTCCGTGGCTTTACCGACGAGGACCCATACTCGACCACGGCTTGGTACAACCTGGGGCAGGCCTATTTCCGGCTCGGCAACTTCGAGGAGGCCGTGGCGGCTTTCGAGTACGCCATCTTGATTGACAATAAATTCTACGACGCCCACGGTTTTCTGGCCAGTGCTTACGTGGGGCAGGAAAAGTACCGGGAGGCCATTACCGAGTTTCACCTCAGCTACGAGGAAGGCAAGCCTACGCCCGAAGCCCTGTGCAACATCGGGGAGTGCCACGAAAAGCTGAGCGAATGGGACGCGGCCCGCAAAAACTACCAGCACGCCATCGACCTCGACCAGACTATGGACGAGGCCTGGTTTGGCATCGGCATTGTGCTGACGGCCCAGGAGCGGTGGTTTGAGGCCATTCATTTTTTCCGCAAAGCCGTGGCCCTCTACGACGAAAGCGCCGAGTACTGGATGGCCCTGGCTGCCGCTGAGTACCAGGTGGGAGCTGTGGTAAGTGCCCTGGAGTGCTACGACAAAGCCACCCAGGTAGCCCCCGACAACAAGGACGCCTGGCTGAACTGGAGCATTATCCTCTACGAGCAGGGCAACTTCGACGAGGCTATTGACCTGATGCGCAATGCCGTGGAAATTCAGCCCGGCGAGGCCGAACTGCACTACCGCCTGTGCGCATATCTATTGGCGGCGGGCCGTTACCGGGAGGCGTACCAGTATCTGGAAAATGCGCTGGTGCTGGATTTCGACAAGCACCGCCTGTTGTTTGAGTACTTCCCCGAGCTGGAATCGCAGCGCGCTCTGGCCCGCCTGATTGACCAGTACCGCAAGTAA
- a CDS encoding tyrosine-type recombinase/integrase, protein MELFFDYLRFERRYSPHTVLSYQTDLRQFSDYLKATYELEQPEQADHTLIRSWVVSLMQQELDPRTVNRKIACLRSYYKFLLRTSVISKNPMLRIKSPKVAKKLPDFVPEDSLNGLLNSFEFPPTFVGSRDQAVLELLYGTGIRLSELIGIKHEDLSLSGKTVRVTGKGNKQRIVPLNPSLIIVLERYIAQKQAEFGGADNARGPLLVTEKLEPLYEKLVYRTVKHYLSQITTASSQQHPHVLRHSFATHLLSKGADLNAIKELLGHANLAATQVYTHLSIDKLKSVFEKAHPKA, encoded by the coding sequence ATGGAATTATTTTTTGATTATCTGCGGTTCGAGCGGCGCTACAGCCCCCACACGGTGCTCTCATACCAAACCGACTTGCGGCAGTTTTCGGACTACCTGAAGGCTACCTACGAGCTCGAACAGCCCGAACAGGCTGACCATACCCTGATCCGGTCCTGGGTGGTGAGTCTGATGCAGCAGGAGCTGGATCCGCGCACCGTGAACCGCAAGATTGCCTGCCTGCGCTCCTACTACAAATTCTTGCTACGCACGAGTGTCATCAGCAAAAACCCGATGCTGCGCATCAAGTCGCCGAAGGTGGCCAAGAAGCTGCCCGACTTCGTGCCCGAAGACTCGCTCAATGGCCTGCTCAACTCGTTCGAGTTCCCGCCCACCTTCGTCGGCTCCCGCGACCAGGCCGTGCTGGAGCTGCTCTACGGCACCGGAATCCGGTTGTCGGAGCTTATTGGCATCAAGCACGAAGACCTGAGCCTGAGCGGCAAAACCGTGCGTGTGACGGGCAAAGGCAACAAGCAGCGCATCGTGCCGCTGAACCCCAGCCTGATAATAGTTCTGGAACGCTATATAGCGCAGAAGCAGGCCGAATTTGGCGGCGCCGACAACGCCCGCGGGCCCCTGCTCGTTACGGAGAAGCTAGAGCCACTCTACGAAAAGCTCGTGTACCGTACCGTGAAGCACTATTTAAGCCAGATAACAACGGCCTCCTCGCAGCAGCACCCCCACGTACTGCGGCACTCCTTTGCCACGCACCTGCTTAGCAAAGGCGCCGACCTGAACGCCATCAAGGAACTGCTGGGCCACGCCAATCTGGCCGCTACGCAGGTATACACGCACTTATCGATTGACAAGCTCAAATCCGTATTTGAAAAGGCCCATCCTAAGGCCTAG
- a CDS encoding NAD-dependent epimerase/dehydratase family protein: protein MVFVTGGSGLIGSFLISALLEQGYQVRALFRQQVPAIAGAGQVEWVEGDVRDILALRNALDGVTHVFHCAGLVSYAPQDEDALQQINVEGTANVVDACLDRPGIRLCHVSSVAALGGGAAAAEQEPGRTQQLTEDAKWDLGAAYAAYATSKYLGELEVWRGVAEGLSAVIVNPSVVLGPADWERSSTRLFRYAYNEHAFYTPGSVNFVDVRDVVEAMLRLTFNPKILAERFILNAGAVPLQEFLAQAAACFGKKAPRIAVPDWAAEVIWRAEHARSVLTGARPLITKDTARAGRKPVVYHSQKVQQATGMTFRTLAETVSWCCQGLQKNSAASGAVVVY, encoded by the coding sequence ATGGTTTTCGTTACCGGTGGCAGCGGCCTGATTGGCAGTTTTCTGATTTCGGCCCTGCTAGAGCAAGGGTACCAGGTTCGGGCGCTGTTTCGCCAGCAGGTGCCGGCCATTGCCGGGGCTGGGCAGGTAGAGTGGGTGGAAGGCGACGTGCGCGACATTCTGGCCCTGCGCAATGCCCTGGACGGTGTGACGCACGTGTTTCACTGCGCCGGACTGGTATCATACGCCCCGCAGGACGAAGATGCCCTGCAGCAGATCAATGTGGAAGGTACGGCCAATGTGGTGGATGCCTGCCTGGACCGGCCTGGTATCCGGTTGTGCCACGTCTCGTCGGTGGCGGCGCTGGGCGGCGGGGCCGCGGCCGCCGAGCAGGAGCCGGGCCGCACCCAGCAACTGACCGAAGATGCCAAGTGGGATTTGGGCGCGGCCTACGCTGCTTATGCTACCTCGAAGTATCTGGGCGAGCTGGAAGTGTGGCGCGGGGTGGCCGAAGGCTTATCGGCCGTAATCGTAAACCCGTCGGTAGTGCTGGGGCCCGCCGACTGGGAGCGCAGCAGTACCCGTTTGTTCCGGTACGCGTATAATGAGCATGCCTTTTATACTCCCGGCAGTGTTAATTTTGTGGACGTGCGGGATGTGGTGGAAGCCATGTTGCGGCTGACGTTTAATCCCAAGATTTTGGCGGAACGCTTTATCCTCAATGCCGGGGCTGTGCCCCTGCAGGAGTTCCTGGCTCAGGCGGCGGCCTGTTTTGGCAAGAAGGCTCCGCGCATTGCCGTACCCGACTGGGCCGCCGAAGTTATCTGGCGCGCCGAGCATGCCCGTTCTGTGCTGACCGGGGCTCGCCCGCTGATAACCAAAGATACGGCCCGGGCCGGCCGCAAACCGGTGGTGTACCACAGCCAAAAGGTGCAGCAAGCTACCGGAATGACGTTCCGGACGCTGGCCGAAACGGTATCCTGGTGCTGCCAGGGGCTCCAAAAGAACTCCGCTGCCTCCGGTGCGGTTGTTGTATATTAG
- the hpf gene encoding ribosome hibernation-promoting factor, HPF/YfiA family codes for MKVQMHSVHFDADQKLLDFIQKRLDKLETFYDRVTEGEVILKLNNKDGIDNKTVEIKLLVPGTTLFSQEDAPSFEAAADAATDNLRRQITKHKEKITSH; via the coding sequence ATGAAAGTACAGATGCATTCGGTACACTTTGACGCCGACCAAAAATTGCTCGATTTCATCCAGAAGCGCCTCGATAAGCTTGAAACTTTCTATGACCGGGTCACGGAAGGCGAGGTAATTCTGAAACTCAATAACAAGGACGGCATCGATAACAAAACCGTCGAAATTAAGCTGCTTGTTCCGGGTACCACCCTATTCAGCCAGGAAGACGCTCCTTCGTTCGAAGCCGCTGCTGATGCCGCTACCGACAACCTGCGTCGCCAGATTACCAAGCACAAGGAAAAGATAACCAGCCACTAG